The uncultured Methanomethylovorans sp. genome contains a region encoding:
- a CDS encoding spore germination protein GerW family protein → MGLEDLMKEVSSELERLVSTKTVVGEAVTVGDTTIIPVTKVSFGFGTGGGEGKNKDREEGFGGGGGAGAKIEPVAFIVISKDEVRLMSLSGKSDIGILLESVPGLIEKIKAMKGKKDNGKDDKDKDNNGAENTNENEDTVKIDVEGQ, encoded by the coding sequence ATGGGACTTGAAGACCTGATGAAAGAAGTGTCCAGTGAACTTGAAAGACTCGTGAGCACCAAGACAGTAGTGGGCGAAGCTGTAACAGTTGGGGATACAACCATCATTCCCGTGACCAAGGTCTCCTTTGGTTTCGGCACAGGTGGCGGAGAAGGCAAGAATAAAGACCGGGAAGAGGGTTTTGGTGGCGGTGGCGGAGCAGGCGCAAAGATAGAGCCTGTGGCTTTCATCGTTATCTCTAAAGATGAGGTGCGCCTCATGTCTCTTTCAGGTAAATCTGATATTGGCATCCTCCTGGAATCAGTTCCCGGCCTTATAGAGAAGATAAAGGCTATGAAGGGGAAAAAGGACAACGGTAAAGACGATAAAGATAAAGACAACAACGGTGCTGAGAACACCAACGAAAATGAGGACACTGTTAAAATAGATGTTGAAGGGCAGTAA
- a CDS encoding chemotaxis protein CheB has protein sequence MVKSKTSTTKEKPGPANEKQMQPAAETSSSTQLVSGSFANVSPNEKILVVGIGASAGGLAALEQFFSAIQKDTNMGMAFVIVQHMAPAHKSMLAEIIRRYTRMNVYDVKDGMAVRSDCVYIIQPNRDMIIMDGILHLMEPAEAHGHRMPIDSFFRSLASYQQERAIGIILSGTGSDGTQGIKIIKAEGGMLMAQDPETSEYNGMPLSAIETGLVDYILKPAEMPAQLLDHISRISVAKLDPSANDEEAMKMIFNELLTQTGHDFSQYKQKTLDRRIKRRMAVNDIKYIDGYARYLQHKPEEIKALFSDLLINVTNFFRNPKVFEVLQEQVIPLFFAGKSPNALVRIWVVGSSTGDEAYSIGILLQEEMDKLKQTFKVQIFATDIDSRAIDQARKGVYPSSISTDVPPERLTRFFIYDPDLDTYSIQKKIREMVIFSEQDVIRDPPFSKLDLISCRNLMIYVNKELQKKLIPMFHYALNPRGFLLLGSSESIGEFSYLFDALDKHSKLYQSKVVSGEYDFSKGPFFSSSQETSVSNRPSGKLPSENKLQMRELTERKLLQEYAPAGALVNENGEIRYLHGRTGLFLEMPPGEPGYNILKMAREGLQQALTATLSKAVIEKEQVVRPGIRVKTNGDFTIIDLTVRPVQEAIDKKLFLITFDVPPQPNTNQREKENSMNGDQGVAESADGGEEGVSALKEELRTMEEYLRAVNEELEVSNEELRSSNEEMQSMNEELETSREELQSLNEELSTVNAELQSKVAELSEANEDMNNLLARTGVGIIFVNNQLLIQRFTPAATKVINLIPTDVGRPLEHTVSNLQKYNLIPDIQAVLDTLIPREIEGHTRDGEWYIIRIQPYRTLKNSIEGAVITFLKQTEALRRLATVVRDSGDAITLQDMEGRILAWNPMAEKMYGWSETEALAMNVSRIVPENKKEEALALLKKLVQAEVPKPCRTKRVTKDGRIIDMWMTATPLVNADGDVYAIATTEREVKS, from the coding sequence ATGGTCAAAAGTAAGACAAGCACAACCAAAGAAAAACCAGGGCCTGCTAACGAGAAACAGATGCAGCCTGCAGCAGAAACGTCTAGCAGTACTCAGCTTGTTTCAGGTTCATTTGCAAATGTTTCTCCAAATGAGAAAATTCTCGTTGTAGGCATTGGTGCATCGGCTGGCGGGCTGGCTGCGTTGGAACAATTCTTTTCAGCAATACAAAAAGATACCAACATGGGTATGGCCTTTGTCATCGTGCAGCATATGGCACCTGCCCACAAAAGCATGCTTGCTGAGATCATCAGGCGTTATACAAGGATGAATGTTTATGATGTCAAGGACGGGATGGCTGTTAGATCCGATTGCGTATACATCATCCAACCCAATCGTGATATGATCATTATGGATGGTATTCTGCATTTGATGGAACCAGCTGAGGCGCATGGCCATCGCATGCCGATCGATTCATTCTTCCGTTCTCTGGCCTCATATCAGCAAGAGAGAGCTATTGGAATTATACTTTCAGGCACTGGCAGTGATGGCACACAGGGAATAAAAATTATCAAGGCTGAAGGTGGCATGTTAATGGCACAGGATCCTGAAACCAGCGAATACAACGGCATGCCGCTAAGTGCTATTGAAACAGGCCTGGTGGACTATATCCTGAAGCCGGCCGAGATGCCAGCTCAACTCCTTGATCATATATCCCGCATATCCGTAGCGAAGCTCGATCCTTCTGCCAATGACGAAGAAGCGATGAAGATGATCTTTAATGAACTGCTCACCCAAACAGGTCACGACTTTTCCCAATATAAGCAGAAAACATTAGACCGCCGTATAAAGCGCCGCATGGCCGTCAACGACATCAAGTATATAGACGGGTACGCACGCTATTTGCAGCACAAACCGGAGGAGATAAAGGCACTTTTTAGCGACCTTCTGATCAATGTTACAAATTTCTTCCGCAACCCAAAGGTTTTTGAGGTACTTCAGGAGCAAGTGATCCCACTTTTCTTTGCTGGCAAGTCTCCAAATGCATTAGTACGTATATGGGTGGTAGGCTCTTCCACCGGCGATGAGGCATATTCCATTGGCATCCTGCTTCAAGAAGAAATGGATAAATTAAAGCAGACTTTCAAAGTACAGATCTTCGCCACTGACATTGACAGCCGAGCCATCGATCAAGCCCGCAAAGGCGTCTATCCCTCCAGCATCTCCACTGATGTCCCACCTGAAAGACTAACACGTTTTTTTATTTACGATCCCGACCTTGATACCTATAGCATCCAGAAAAAGATCCGTGAAATGGTTATCTTTTCGGAACAAGATGTGATAAGAGATCCGCCATTTTCTAAACTTGATTTGATCAGTTGTCGCAACCTGATGATCTATGTAAACAAGGAATTGCAGAAGAAGCTCATTCCCATGTTCCATTATGCATTGAACCCAAGAGGATTTCTCTTGCTTGGCTCTTCCGAGAGCATAGGAGAGTTTTCGTACCTTTTTGACGCTCTGGACAAACATTCTAAATTGTACCAATCCAAAGTGGTTTCTGGTGAATACGACTTTTCAAAAGGACCATTTTTCTCTTCCTCCCAGGAAACCAGTGTATCCAACCGGCCTTCCGGCAAACTTCCTAGTGAGAACAAACTCCAAATGCGTGAACTGACCGAAAGGAAGTTGCTGCAAGAGTACGCTCCAGCGGGTGCGTTGGTCAACGAAAACGGTGAGATCCGCTATCTTCATGGTCGTACTGGTCTCTTTCTTGAAATGCCTCCCGGTGAACCTGGTTATAACATCCTTAAGATGGCCCGGGAAGGATTACAGCAAGCATTGACCGCAACCCTGAGCAAAGCAGTGATCGAGAAAGAACAGGTAGTTCGCCCCGGAATTAGAGTCAAGACCAACGGCGACTTTACTATTATAGATCTAACGGTGCGACCAGTGCAAGAAGCCATTGACAAAAAACTGTTCCTGATAACTTTTGATGTGCCTCCGCAGCCCAATACAAACCAAAGAGAGAAGGAAAACTCAATGAATGGAGATCAAGGTGTTGCTGAGAGTGCAGACGGGGGAGAAGAAGGTGTTTCAGCTCTGAAAGAGGAACTGAGGACCATGGAAGAATATCTCAGAGCTGTTAATGAAGAACTGGAAGTCTCCAACGAAGAGCTAAGATCTTCCAACGAAGAGATGCAGTCAATGAACGAGGAGCTGGAAACCTCCAGGGAAGAATTACAATCTCTCAACGAGGAATTGTCTACTGTCAATGCTGAACTGCAATCCAAGGTGGCAGAATTGTCAGAAGCCAATGAAGATATGAATAACTTACTGGCCCGCACTGGTGTGGGCATTATTTTTGTGAACAATCAATTGCTTATCCAGCGTTTTACTCCCGCTGCCACAAAGGTGATAAATCTTATCCCTACAGACGTGGGACGCCCTCTTGAGCATACGGTGTCAAACCTGCAAAAATATAACCTGATACCGGACATACAGGCTGTGTTGGACACTCTGATCCCCAGAGAGATCGAAGGTCACACCCGTGATGGTGAATGGTACATTATAAGAATACAACCCTATCGGACTCTGAAAAATAGCATTGAGGGAGCGGTCATTACATTTCTGAAGCAAACAGAGGCACTGCGCCGCCTGGCTACAGTGGTGCGTGACTCGGGAGATGCTATAACGCTACAGGATATGGAAGGCCGTATCCTTGCATGGAATCCAATGGCAGAGAAAATGTACGGTTGGAGTGAAACCGAGGCATTGGCTATGAATGTCAGCAGAATAGTCCCGGAGAACAAAAAAGAAGAAGCTTTGGCCTTATTGAAGAAGCTTGTTCAGGCCGAGGTTCCAAAACCTTGCAGGACAAAAAGGGTCACCAAAGATGGCCGGATCATAGATATGTGGATGACAGCTACCCCTCTGGTAAATGCAGATGGGGACGTGTATGCAATTGCGACCACCGAGCGGGAGGTTAAATCATAA
- a CDS encoding DUF2953 domain-containing protein: protein MFTVIQIIQLAALVILLLALLVLLCAVDLMVDLNKKGQDISGKIVIKWLFISYSRVFYPTKSKGSDLKKEQDAGKKEEVEKSASASIRDADGTLYKNIAKKKKGLKAKDVLGIFNNIKSPLFRLFRGTMRNLMLRCGKCDLRFGLPDPADTGMLCGFLFGAFGFLHQYWHDYSFFLEPSFDEKALDLQLMADVRLRIYKFIPVFLRFAFDRRVLRTGWLLMRTYRESRIRNLT from the coding sequence ATGTTCACTGTAATACAGATTATACAGTTAGCGGCGCTGGTAATCCTGTTATTGGCATTACTTGTGCTTTTATGTGCTGTAGACCTGATGGTAGATCTGAATAAAAAAGGCCAAGATATTTCCGGGAAGATCGTTATCAAATGGCTCTTCATATCTTATTCACGGGTATTCTATCCTACGAAATCCAAAGGTTCTGACTTAAAAAAAGAGCAAGATGCGGGTAAAAAGGAAGAAGTAGAAAAGTCCGCCTCTGCTTCTATTAGGGATGCGGACGGAACTCTTTACAAAAATATAGCAAAAAAGAAAAAAGGACTGAAGGCAAAAGATGTTCTCGGGATATTCAATAATATCAAGAGTCCTCTTTTCAGGCTTTTCAGGGGTACCATGCGCAACCTCATGTTGCGCTGTGGCAAGTGTGATCTGCGTTTTGGCCTTCCTGACCCTGCTGATACAGGAATGTTGTGTGGTTTTCTTTTTGGAGCATTTGGATTCTTGCATCAGTACTGGCATGATTATTCCTTTTTTCTGGAACCCAGTTTCGATGAAAAAGCTCTGGACCTGCAATTGATGGCGGATGTGAGGCTGCGTATTTATAAGTTTATTCCAGTCTTCCTGCGTTTTGCATTTGACCGCAGGGTGCTCAGAACAGGCTGGTTACTGATGCGCACCTATAGAGAATCTCGAATTAGAAATCTGACTTAA
- a CDS encoding class I SAM-dependent methyltransferase translates to MNGNRSNSPEFPYIAEHIFAPIYPVIADYIIKESRVKEGVCIDMGCGIASLGISIAELTDMQVYGIDFSEKMCILSKEKVIRHGVSNKVFPVLADVHLLPFVDNCANLVVSRGSVFFWKDLPIAFREFARILAPNGQAWIGGGFGTKELKEQIAEKMLAIDPEWHNNAKERLSPENIQAMQKAGRDTGLVCHTVQDDSGFWVVISKGE, encoded by the coding sequence ATGAATGGGAATAGAAGTAATTCCCCGGAATTTCCTTATATTGCGGAGCATATTTTTGCTCCCATTTATCCCGTTATTGCAGATTATATAATTAAAGAAAGCAGGGTAAAAGAAGGAGTATGTATAGACATGGGATGTGGTATCGCATCTCTTGGAATATCTATTGCCGAGCTTACGGATATGCAGGTATACGGTATTGATTTTTCAGAAAAAATGTGTATTCTCTCAAAAGAAAAAGTTATTCGCCACGGCGTATCCAATAAAGTATTCCCTGTACTTGCAGATGTACACCTACTTCCTTTTGTGGATAACTGTGCGAATCTTGTTGTAAGCCGTGGATCAGTATTTTTCTGGAAAGATCTTCCCATTGCTTTCAGGGAATTTGCCCGTATCCTTGCTCCAAACGGACAGGCATGGATAGGCGGTGGATTCGGCACAAAAGAACTGAAAGAACAAATAGCTGAAAAAATGCTTGCCATTGATCCTGAATGGCATAATAATGCAAAAGAAAGACTCAGCCCTGAAAATATCCAAGCTATGCAGAAAGCCGGAAGAGACACGGGTCTTGTCTGCCATACGGTACAGGATGATTCGGGATTCTGGGTGGTAATAAGTAAGGGAGAATAA
- a CDS encoding iron ABC transporter permease, whose translation MAGPGKQWGALMPDSRHYGTFGMYCLPIALLIVSLFVGRYHISASNVVDDSIRTFSSLLFGTTAPVSTDHTVLFNVRFPRIIAALLVGSALSTAGASFQGVFRNPLVSPYILGVGAGAGFGACLGILLGENHLVIQLSSFVFGLMAMFAAISMGKASKGNGTLVFVLSGMIVGAIFTALISLAKYVADPYDQLPAIVFWLMGSLVNIRYIDIAWIIVPMFIGTLVLLLLRWRINILSLGDEEARALGVNVKNMRLIIIICATLVTSAAVSISGVIGWIGLVVPHISRMVVGPNYNKLMPMSMIIGASFMLVVDDLARTVTVTEIPLGIITSLVGAPLFAYLLKRGRMGWN comes from the coding sequence ATGGCTGGCCCAGGAAAACAATGGGGTGCACTTATGCCTGACAGCAGGCATTACGGCACTTTTGGAATGTATTGCTTACCCATCGCCTTACTCATAGTTTCCCTTTTTGTTGGAAGGTATCATATATCGGCATCTAATGTAGTGGACGATAGCATTAGAACTTTTTCTTCTCTGCTCTTTGGTACTACAGCTCCGGTGTCTACCGACCACACTGTACTATTCAATGTGAGATTTCCAAGAATAATCGCGGCTTTACTAGTTGGATCAGCACTTTCCACAGCCGGTGCTTCATTCCAGGGAGTATTCCGCAATCCTCTTGTGTCACCATATATCCTGGGAGTGGGCGCTGGTGCAGGCTTTGGTGCATGTCTTGGAATATTACTGGGTGAAAACCACCTTGTAATACAATTGTCTTCTTTTGTATTTGGGCTTATGGCAATGTTTGCTGCTATCAGTATGGGCAAGGCAAGCAAAGGAAATGGAACTCTGGTATTTGTTCTTTCAGGAATGATTGTAGGGGCTATTTTCACGGCTTTAATATCACTTGCAAAATATGTAGCTGACCCCTATGACCAGCTTCCAGCAATTGTTTTCTGGCTAATGGGCAGTCTTGTCAATATAAGGTACATAGACATTGCTTGGATAATAGTTCCCATGTTTATTGGGACTTTGGTGTTGTTACTGCTAAGGTGGCGTATTAATATCCTATCGCTTGGTGATGAAGAAGCCAGAGCTTTAGGAGTCAATGTAAAAAATATGCGTTTGATAATCATTATCTGCGCAACACTTGTGACCTCAGCAGCAGTTAGCATTAGTGGAGTCATTGGTTGGATTGGACTTGTAGTGCCTCATATTTCAAGGATGGTAGTAGGCCCTAACTACAATAAATTAATGCCAATGAGTATGATTATAGGTGCATCATTTATGTTGGTTGTTGATGATCTTGCAAGAACAGTGACAGTAACTGAAATTCCTCTAGGAATAATAACCTCTCTAGTGGGAGCTCCGCTGTTTGCATATCTTTTGAAGAGGGGGCGTATGGGATGGAATTGA
- a CDS encoding radical SAM protein, with amino-acid sequence MKCKICEIGCDISEHNSGKCGTYLIDGKNIIQDTDIGYMGAYPISIETVPMLHFYPNGKFLQIFSTGCNFECPGCVARLLASSRSLGWPTLNPFQVVEKALHEKCLGIVSTLNEPAANYYLFRELAVLAKEHDLLVGCSTNCYFTDNTIQELGNLLDFVNVGIKGYSNTSYKDCGAFSSEPVFHNIEKLFDMGVHVETSVVYSRGKEDDVLQVAKTISKISPEIPLQLMRFIPFGDAPIEFEPSVGEAENLCKDLQEYVSHVYLFNSPGTEMLNTYCPECGNLLSEREFHGPMGSKLLRPWTDYTCNCGYSVPTAGTSASENFSEAGFMGGYRISRAFGMVHAVLTCMGVLDERKMLEVWREISSTDTLMKIHHLIQQPYSYLDFIQLIAEKAGTQEQGKHLSSFIKERMELVQDIATKSQGHKVYYCMGSPLFALNAGRMENNLVTFAGGQSINKLLQKEGKPGVNVKPEFINENNPKTIFISGFLSRPFNEFYDLCQQYGIKADAVIEQRIYEIPPSWDFGSPRWILGLLYITDKMYPGKLGIDIKKEANEFYKRFYDMEYENASPNRSFHRPSSHGWPRKTMGCTYA; translated from the coding sequence ATGAAGTGTAAGATTTGTGAAATTGGCTGTGATATCAGTGAGCATAACTCTGGAAAATGTGGAACTTATCTGATTGATGGAAAAAATATAATTCAAGACACTGATATTGGATACATGGGAGCTTATCCAATTTCTATAGAAACCGTTCCCATGCTTCATTTTTATCCAAATGGAAAATTCCTACAGATTTTCAGCACTGGTTGCAATTTTGAATGCCCAGGCTGTGTAGCAAGGCTGCTGGCATCCAGCAGATCTCTGGGTTGGCCCACACTTAACCCTTTTCAGGTAGTCGAAAAAGCATTGCATGAAAAATGTCTCGGCATTGTATCAACGCTCAATGAACCTGCTGCTAATTATTATCTCTTTAGGGAATTAGCTGTCCTTGCAAAAGAACACGATCTGCTTGTGGGTTGCTCTACTAATTGTTATTTTACAGATAATACTATACAAGAACTCGGAAATTTACTTGATTTTGTGAATGTTGGAATTAAAGGTTATTCCAATACCAGTTACAAAGATTGCGGAGCTTTTTCCTCCGAGCCTGTTTTCCATAATATTGAAAAATTATTTGATATGGGCGTACATGTGGAAACTTCTGTAGTGTATTCTCGGGGAAAAGAAGATGATGTGCTGCAAGTTGCAAAGACCATTTCAAAGATTTCACCTGAAATTCCCCTACAACTTATGAGATTCATTCCTTTTGGAGACGCACCCATAGAATTCGAGCCATCAGTCGGAGAAGCTGAGAATTTATGTAAAGATCTACAGGAGTATGTATCCCATGTATATTTGTTCAATTCCCCTGGTACAGAAATGCTGAATACATATTGCCCCGAGTGCGGAAATTTATTATCAGAGAGAGAGTTTCATGGACCTATGGGTTCCAAGCTATTGAGACCCTGGACAGATTATACTTGCAACTGTGGATATAGTGTTCCAACTGCAGGAACTTCTGCCAGCGAAAACTTTAGTGAAGCCGGATTCATGGGTGGTTACCGTATAAGTCGGGCCTTTGGTATGGTACATGCAGTACTTACTTGTATGGGGGTACTGGACGAAAGAAAAATGTTGGAAGTCTGGAGAGAAATATCCTCTACTGACACTCTGATGAAGATTCATCATCTTATACAACAGCCGTACTCTTATCTCGATTTCATTCAACTTATAGCTGAAAAAGCAGGTACACAGGAACAAGGGAAACACCTTTCATCCTTCATCAAGGAACGTATGGAACTAGTTCAGGATATTGCAACAAAGAGCCAAGGTCATAAAGTATATTATTGTATGGGATCTCCACTTTTTGCATTGAATGCAGGAAGAATGGAGAATAATCTTGTTACATTCGCCGGTGGACAAAGTATCAATAAATTGCTCCAGAAAGAAGGAAAGCCCGGCGTAAATGTAAAGCCTGAATTTATAAATGAAAATAATCCTAAAACCATTTTTATTTCCGGTTTTCTGTCCCGTCCATTCAATGAGTTCTATGATTTATGTCAGCAATATGGAATAAAAGCAGATGCTGTGATCGAACAACGGATCTACGAAATACCACCTTCCTGGGATTTTGGAAGCCCTCGCTGGATACTGGGTCTCCTATATATAACCGATAAAATGTATCCTGGAAAACTAGGTATAGATATCAAAAAAGAGGCAAATGAATTCTACAAGCGTTTCTACGACATGGAATATGAAAATGCTAGCCCAAACAGGTCGTTCCATAGACCATCATCTCATGGCTGGCCCAGGAAAACAATGGGGTGCACTTATGCCTGA
- a CDS encoding HAMP domain-containing sensor histidine kinase, whose protein sequence is MNNSSKYLKGNFVGTFEHSASIYEGEKMVTLLDEQNRIRGVINTDEVRSIRLSEEKLRKHADDLKSTNELKLLFIDILCHDLLNPASVIKGYSEHLLETMGSEEERSIVEKIYHQNERLMQIINTASMFGELESTDMISFEKLNLLDLLEKVSREFAPLLEQKGMILECPAQGSYQAYVNPIIEEAFSNLLSNAIKFSPKGSRLILDILDGDSSWEITFTDFGIGISDEYKDVIFTRFKRISSEGTKGCGLGLAIVKKIVELHGGEVGVYNNPLGVGSVFWIKVDKYRKMYDTSSSTDGYGFNRIEARSL, encoded by the coding sequence ATGAACAATAGTTCAAAGTATCTCAAAGGAAATTTTGTGGGAACGTTTGAGCATTCTGCGTCCATCTATGAAGGTGAAAAAATGGTAACTCTTCTGGATGAACAGAACAGAATTAGAGGAGTTATCAATACAGACGAGGTCAGAAGTATCAGACTCTCTGAGGAGAAACTCAGAAAACATGCTGATGACCTCAAAAGTACCAATGAACTTAAACTCCTTTTCATCGATATCCTGTGTCATGACCTGTTAAATCCTGCCAGCGTCATTAAAGGCTATTCCGAACATCTCCTTGAAACGATGGGAAGTGAAGAGGAAAGGTCTATAGTTGAAAAGATCTATCACCAGAACGAGAGACTGATGCAGATCATCAATACTGCTTCAATGTTCGGTGAGCTTGAAAGCACTGACATGATAAGTTTTGAGAAACTTAACCTTTTGGATCTGCTTGAGAAAGTTTCCAGGGAGTTTGCACCCCTGCTGGAACAAAAGGGTATGATCCTGGAATGCCCGGCTCAGGGCAGTTATCAGGCATATGTGAACCCTATAATAGAGGAAGCCTTCTCTAATCTTTTATCCAATGCCATCAAGTTCAGTCCCAAAGGAAGTAGATTGATCTTAGACATATTGGACGGGGACTCTTCATGGGAAATAACGTTCACTGATTTCGGTATCGGTATAAGTGATGAATACAAAGATGTTATATTCACACGATTTAAGAGGATTTCCAGTGAAGGAACAAAAGGATGCGGACTAGGTCTTGCCATCGTAAAGAAGATAGTAGAACTCCACGGCGGTGAAGTGGGAGTTTATAACAATCCGTTAGGCGTAGGTTCTGTCTTCTGGATAAAGGTTGATAAGTACCGAAAAATGTATGACACCTCATCATCAACGGATGGTTATGGCTTCAACAGGATCGAGGCTCGCAGTCTTTGA
- a CDS encoding ABC transporter ATP-binding protein codes for MELILEIKSLAYSYGNGPVFENVSFSLKKGDVMCILGPNGAGKSTLIKCIAGIFRPAAGSVHIMGEDTASLGTMEIARSIGYVPQQNELVFPFSVLDFVVMGRTPHIPLFSSPDEKDMEIARESLAMVGIADLAERIVSSLSGGQRQIVLIARALAQQPALLLLDEPTAHLDFGNQVLVLETVQKLAANGMSILMNTHMPDHAFLVGNSAAALAENKLVAVGEVETVVSSKIMSSLYGVKVAVREIDDIKRKVCVPYM; via the coding sequence ATGGAATTGATTCTGGAAATTAAGTCTCTTGCTTATTCCTATGGTAATGGACCTGTTTTTGAGAATGTATCCTTTTCCCTTAAAAAAGGGGATGTCATGTGTATCCTAGGTCCTAACGGAGCAGGAAAATCCACACTTATCAAATGTATTGCAGGAATCTTCAGGCCTGCTGCAGGTTCAGTGCACATCATGGGAGAAGATACAGCATCTCTTGGAACAATGGAGATTGCCCGGAGCATAGGATATGTACCACAGCAAAATGAGTTGGTTTTTCCATTTAGCGTGCTAGATTTTGTAGTGATGGGACGTACCCCTCATATTCCATTATTCTCATCTCCGGATGAGAAGGACATGGAGATCGCAAGAGAGTCACTTGCAATGGTAGGTATTGCAGACCTGGCAGAAAGGATAGTTTCCAGTCTTAGTGGCGGGCAGCGACAAATTGTGCTGATCGCACGGGCTCTTGCCCAACAACCTGCTTTACTTTTATTAGATGAACCTACAGCACATCTTGATTTTGGAAATCAGGTACTTGTTCTGGAAACAGTACAAAAGCTCGCTGCAAATGGGATGTCTATTCTTATGAATACTCACATGCCAGACCATGCTTTTTTAGTTGGTAACAGTGCTGCTGCATTAGCTGAAAATAAACTTGTTGCTGTAGGCGAGGTTGAAACGGTTGTGAGTAGCAAGATAATGTCCTCTTTATATGGAGTAAAAGTAGCTGTCAGAGAAATAGATGATATAAAAAGAAAAGTATGCGTGCCTTACATGTAA
- a CDS encoding alpha-amylase, with protein MRNGILMQYFEYAMVNDGQHWNNLKSDAPHLSELGITAVWLPPCFKGTSSSDTGYGVYDLYDLGEFDQKGTVRTKYGTKDELIEAIKALHENGIQVYADIVLNHKAGSDETQTFKVIEVEINDRNKVISEPYDVKGWTKFTFPGRNNKYSDFKWSFEHFTGIDYNNANGKTAVYKIFGDNKDWAKNVDKDFGNFDYLMFADIDFNHPDVKNEIYKWFRWFVNETKIDGVRIDAIKHINQDFIREFLKFIKNEQGEEFYIVGEYWQSNHEVLDDYLDREEHLLDLFDVSLHFNFYRASKESNSFDMRTIFDNSLVKTHPQLAVTFVDNHDSQPMQALESFVEDWFKPLAYALILLRKDGYPTIFHGDYYGIANVEEHKPMRDVIDNLIRMRRESAYGEQQDYFDHGNTIGWTRLGTEEHPKGCAVVMTNGSDGEKEMSVGMNHFGEIWIDRVGNNPVEVVIDEQGKGIFPVSGGSISCYTKKEEVVKSDF; from the coding sequence ATGAGAAACGGTATACTGATGCAATATTTTGAATATGCAATGGTAAATGACGGTCAGCATTGGAATAACTTAAAATCTGACGCACCTCATTTAAGTGAACTGGGGATTACTGCTGTTTGGTTACCACCTTGTTTCAAAGGTACCTCTTCCAGTGATACAGGTTACGGTGTGTATGATCTATATGATTTGGGCGAATTTGATCAGAAGGGCACCGTAAGAACGAAGTATGGAACTAAAGATGAACTGATCGAAGCTATTAAGGCACTGCATGAAAACGGAATACAGGTATATGCCGATATAGTGCTTAACCATAAAGCCGGAAGCGATGAAACTCAGACCTTTAAAGTGATTGAGGTTGAAATTAACGATAGGAACAAAGTTATTTCAGAGCCTTACGATGTTAAAGGCTGGACTAAATTCACCTTCCCGGGAAGAAATAATAAATATTCTGATTTTAAATGGTCTTTTGAGCATTTTACTGGTATTGATTACAATAACGCAAACGGAAAGACTGCAGTGTATAAAATTTTCGGAGATAACAAGGATTGGGCAAAAAATGTTGATAAAGACTTCGGCAACTTTGATTATTTGATGTTTGCGGATATTGACTTTAATCATCCGGACGTTAAAAATGAAATATACAAATGGTTTAGATGGTTTGTAAATGAAACAAAGATCGATGGTGTAAGAATTGATGCGATCAAGCATATAAATCAGGATTTTATCCGAGAGTTCTTAAAGTTTATTAAAAATGAGCAGGGTGAAGAATTTTATATTGTAGGCGAGTATTGGCAATCAAACCATGAGGTATTAGATGATTATCTGGATCGAGAAGAACATCTTCTGGATCTGTTTGATGTTTCACTGCATTTTAATTTCTACAGGGCATCTAAAGAGAGTAACAGCTTTGATATGAGGACAATTTTCGACAATTCATTAGTTAAGACTCATCCTCAGCTTGCAGTAACCTTTGTAGACAACCACGACTCACAACCGATGCAGGCATTAGAATCCTTTGTGGAGGATTGGTTCAAGCCGTTGGCATATGCATTGATCTTGTTAAGAAAGGATGGCTATCCTACAATATTCCATGGGGATTACTACGGAATTGCTAATGTAGAAGAGCACAAGCCAATGCGAGACGTTATTGACAATCTAATCAGAATGAGAAGAGAGAGTGCATACGGGGAACAACAGGACTATTTTGACCATGGAAATACAATCGGTTGGACAAGACTTGGAACTGAAGAGCATCCGAAAGGCTGTGCTGTAGTAATGACGAACGGATCAGACGGAGAAAAAGAGATGTCCGTGGGAATGAATCATTTTGGTGAGATATGGATTGATCGTGTCGGCAATAATCCTGTGGAAGTAGTTATTGATGAACAGGGAAAAGGAATATTTCCGGTTTCAGGAGGTTCAATTTCCTGCTACACAAAAAAAGAAGAGGTTGTTAAGTCAGATTTCTAA